The Setaria viridis chromosome 9, Setaria_viridis_v4.0, whole genome shotgun sequence sequence GGGAAGGGAATGGAAgccaagggagggagggaagggaggggcgaGGGAATAATTGGCGGGCTCGGGAGGGGGCTTTCGGCATAAAAGCGAGCAGGTGAagggcagcggcggtggggcCGGGTGGGCGTCCGCTTTTGGGGGTTGGGCCGGTGGGCGCGCACGCGGGCGGGGGGAGGCCAGACGCGAGGTGACACACGAGCAGTCGCTGGGCCCGGCCGTCACCTTTTGCGGTTCGGCCCCTGCGGTCTCGGGGTTTTCGTTCTTGACCCCTGCTCGCCGTCCATCCAGTGATTTTTGGTTGGTGCGGTGCGGTTAAtagagacgagacgagacgagacgagaggTGACACTGCAGTGGGCGACCAGCCGCGTGGTTCGCCATACGCTGCTGAGACGCCACCACGCCTGCTTTGACTGGCTCCTCCGTTGGAACTTGGAACATGGACTCCAGGCTGCAAAGCCAAGCCGTCGGCCAGGAGATTCCATCCATTGTTCGCCGCGTAGACTACTACTAGGACTCTGCGAGCACACACCCGCTGCTGACCGCTCGGATGCTCGTCTTCGCTTTTCGAAAACTAGCTCAGAACTCTTCCTtgtgtccttttctttttttctctctctcttttgatATGCATGGCGATTGCAAAGTGAGGCGCTgcctttgtttttctttgtcTTGTACTTGTTCCTTTGGACAGGAAACAAGAAAAACGATGCTGCCATTCCTCTCCCGCGGCAAAGGAAAACACGACAGGTGACCGCTCAGAAGCCGAAGCGTGTCCCCCGCCCGGCGGCGTCACGTCCGCCGCATGTGTTCCTTGTGGAAGGGGAGAGAGGATCGCAGGCGGGTGAGGCTGGCCGGGGGAACAGACAGCAGCAGAGCGGACGGCGAAGCTATAGAGCTACAGGCCATCTCCCGATCGACGAAAGCGACGTGCCGGAACGAACTGTAGCACTGATGATGTCAAGTGCCTcctcggatcggatcggattaGGATATAGTGGCGAGTGTAACGTAACCACGGCACGCCTCCTCCGTTTGGATCGTTAGCGACGAAACGGCAGCTCGTCCAGCACAAAGCATACGTTCACATCACCCACCGTACCAGCACGGCCGTGCACGGAGAAAACACGAGCGTACAGTAACAATTCGGCAGTTATTTCTGTGAGGTACCGTACCAGTCACAACTAACTTGGACCGCGGCACACATGCCAGTTGTATGTTATACGGTTCTATGTTATTTAGAGACATTATGGTCTATAGACACGCAATTGTGTGAGTTGTCACTTGTTAGCAAGCAATTCAACTAACACCCAATTTGTTGGATGACATGTGTCCATAAAACTAAAACATGATACTTCTACAACGGAAAAATATCATCTAAATTTTTCCTCTCGTACAGGTTCCAAGTTAGATAAGTTTAATTTTAAATAAAGCAAGATAAACAATCTATAATTTAAAATAGAGGATGTATTAAAGAAAAAAGAACGGAAACGAGTGCAATCGTGCCTTGTGTGTGTGCCAACCTTGGCAAGGTTCGATCCATCTCTCTAGAGACTAGCTAGAGAGGCTATTAGGTGGCCGTCCATCTTTCTTTAGTGATCTTAGAGCATCTTCAACAGCCTTGCCATCCAACTCCCCAAGCTATTAGGAACGGCGGtggggaggaaggaagaagataagatgcgtgggaaaaaaaatagaggttGACAGATATGCCTTACATATGACATGTTGGGATTTGGAGAGTGAAAAATGAATGATATGTTGGAATGAGCGACGATGAATCGAAAATGAGTAGTCTGTTGAGCTGTTATTTTGGAACGACAGAAactggaaaaggaaaaaaagaaagccGTTAAGGGAGGGAGGTTGCCATGCAGCGGTCTGCAATGGTTCCTGCGAGTTCGGTACTTTCCAGAAAAGGTCTCCCAGCAACGGTATCTTTGCAGAAGACTGATTTCCGACATGACACCGTCCCGGGCTCCTGGCTACAGGGCCGATCTGCGGCAGCATGATTGGCACACATTCTGACACGCCAAACTGGCATGGCTAATTGTTGGGCAGTTGCCGCTATTGTCGGGCAGGAGCCTGTAGCCCGTAGGACGTCCGGGACACTATGGACCTGTGCTTCTTCATCGCAGAGACCCCTGCCTCTGGTCTGCCTGCAACCACCCGCTCTGGCGTCACGCGTCAGCTCGGCCACCGGCCACGGAAGAGAAGCTCCGACTCGGCGATGACGAACAATGCAAATAGGTACTCCTTCgtaccaaattactatttattttgagttttctagatatatatgtCTAGGTGCAGGTTAAAAGTTACGtatgtagaaaaatcataacgaATTGTAAATTAGGATAGGAAATTGTAATTTAGGATGGGGAGTATATTAGTCGACACGGCCTGCCGTTGACCAAACCCAATTATCCACCAGCAGATACGCATACACGTGCTACACGTGTATACACCAAGACGTGGAGCTGAGGCAGCCGAGCTGGCTACGCGTCGATGCGGCGCAGAGGGTGTTCGCGTTCCCTCCACTTGGCAAGTTGTCCACCAGCATGTCTTCAATCACAGGATATCCATtatcaaaaaacaaaaaaaaatcacaggATATCCAAACCAGCGACATCTCCCGTCGATACGAATCACTGAATTATAATACAATAAAAAACATGCATGTGACAATCGCGAATTATGACACCTACAAGCTGCACGTGAGCATACAGGAACAGCAAAAAAGCAAGCGCACAGATCTACAGACTGCACATACAAGCACAGAAGCGGCCCCCCGGCTTTAACACCTCCACTTGGTTCTCGATGCCGGCTTAGAAGAGAGATGGCACTGGGGACTGGGCCTGGAACAGTAGGGTGATTGGATGATGCAGAGAGGCCGCTCAAAATTTCAATCTGATGAAGACTGTACCAACAGAAGCTCAACACAACTATGGAAACCCACTGTAGTAACCGATCATTCAGATAGTCCAAAGGATTGTAGCTATGCAGCCACACGACACACACACCATGAACAAAACAAAACCTATTAATTTCCTTTCCCTATTCCAACCTTTATTGGTACAAATTGTAATGCAATGCGCATAAAGGCAACTTTACAATCGGCTTGGTGGAAAACCTAGCACCTTATATAAACACACAAAACTACCGATATTCACCACCAGACCTGGGCAATACAAGTTATACAAATGGGCCAAAAGGGGATGGGATGGTAATGACAAACAACAAATTAAGATTACACAATATGGCAACTGCTCCATGGAGGGGCCTCGCAACAGGCCCAAAAGAATCTAGCGCTTTCCCGGTGAAGAATCCAGCTCAAGTCTACTCCGCCAGCCCTTTCTTTGTTCCACCCGTTGTCTTGGCAGCAAGATGCTTGTGGAGATGTTAGATCCTCGTATTAAACAACTGTCATGTACATCAAAACGctattgtttttgtttttaATTCTCATTCTCATAGCAATCCAGCAAGCATGGCACCGGGGTCATTGTATGTGGCAGGTGCGGCAGCAGGCAATTGTGGCTGTACCGGGGCTGGAGGTGGGGCTGCCTGAGTCCTTGGGATATCGATCAAATGCTCCTTGATGAATTCCTTCAACCTGTTTAATAAATCTTTGAATCAACTTTTCTATTCCCATTAGCAAGAAGCAATTATTTATGAAATCATGGAGCAAGCTTATACTCGAATGTCAAATATTGGTCGCCCGATGCAACTGTTAGCCGGAGTTGCGTCCTGTCTTGTGGATCTGTTTCAACTCTTATCTGAAAAGAGTAAAACATAAGCGGCAAAATGTAATGACATGTCCAAAGAACAGTCTCCCTCAAGGGATAAAAAGAGTTTATGTACaaaaatgcatgcatgaaacATTGCATGTACAAAAGATAGACTTAGCAAAAACTTAGGCTCTGATAAATCCGACATTAGGCTCAGGTGCAGCACTTCCAAAAGGATGGTGTTCGGCTAATGTGCAGTTACTGTATCCATTATTCCACTGTGCTCTGCTAACATACAAAGGAAAGCACATTTACCCTACCCAGGAAATGAACCCTAAAGAAAACTCTTGGTCTGAACCAGCGTGTATGCCGAACAGAGTTGATTTCAAATCTAACCACATTGTGCTTGCCAGTTACAAGTGGGTCTAAGACCCATATGAGTCAGCTCGACTCAATGTTGTCTCGATGGTACCATGTCATATGACCTGATATAACCAATATTGAGTGCAGGATGCATTGGAGTTCAGTTGGAGTTCAATTAGTAAAATTGATCAATACCATAATAGCTCAAAAAGAATATTAGGCAACAAACTAGTTGCATTATATAAATATGGCAAAAATTTATCACAGGATTCATTTCTTTACAGAATGAAAATTGCCATGATACAAAAACCAAGAATATAAAGGGCACCCAACCATCATTCTTACCAGACAAAGCATCGCACGTGTTGCTTCAGAAAAGAATGTAGTGCACGCAACCAGATTGTTCGGGTTGTTATCCTGAAAAGAACAAGAACTTCAAtattttgaaaaacaaaaaggCTCAAATCAGGGAGACAAATATCACAATACGTACAAGTCCAGGAGCAACCGCCAAGTGAAGGCTCATGAAAAGATTAGCTATCTCAGGAAGAGGCAGCGGTTTCACACCTTTTACCTGTTTGTTCACATAACAATAATTGTAATGAGAATCTTCCATTTTCCAGATCATGCAGAAGACAGCTTTTTTAACTCGGCTTATCCTCCACAATACAATTGAGGCCTTACCACTTCTTGAACCTTCAGCAAATGAACAGTTAGTGCCTTCCACTGGGGGAAAAATTCTTCAGGGCTAAGAGTTATAGGTTGCAAAAATTTATTCAAGACAACAGGGAGTCGAAGTTTGGCATCCACCTGCATAAGTAAAACAAGAAAAGCATTGTTACCTTGTGAGTCAAAAATGGAAGCATGTGAACTTTGGGACACTCAGGAAAAAAATATAGTTGCATAGAAGAATCACCAGTGCAGTTCCAAACGTATATGAGAAATCAAGAACAGCAACATCTCTACTTGCACGGAGATTTGCGACCTCAAGAGGAACTTGCACCTACAGAAAGCAGAAAAGAATTGAAGTTAGACATGGAAGAAAACATTAAAGGTGCAAAAGCATTATACCGCATCAAATAATACCTGCGCTCTTGGAGGGATAGTATCTGGAACTGACGAGAGCTCCATTTTTAAATGACTAGGAGGTAAAATCAGAGCTCGCACTGACATAAGAGGTGAAGTATTTTTGTTCCCTAGGAACAGAACAAGACGACCATGGTGGGCACGCCATTCCGCTTTCAAACCAATCTAGAAATAAAACATCCAGTAGGGAAAAAATTGTGTTGAAGGTAGGCAAGGTAGATACACAGCATGAGGATAAAAAATTACAGAAATGGAAGTAATGGAACACAGTTGATTTATGAAAACCTGAATGTGAGGATCCTCATACAGCACTCCACTATCTTTTGTGCACAACATATGAAACTTCTCCTCAACATTGACAATCGGCTGTATAAAGTTAAATTCAGTTCACGAGCGTCAAATAGAAGAGAAGAGACAGCACTCAATTAGCATACAGCCAGATGAAGGAAATAGGAATAAACTAGTACCTGAACTGAGTTGGACTGATCCTCAAGGGTAGCTAGTGCCAAGTCACCTACTGGACTTTGATTGGCGTCCAATCCTTGGGCAGGATATTGCTCTACAGCAGGAGGGCCCTCAATCGCAAGAGGACCCAAAAGATCTGCTAGGAGGTCTGCGGGAGAAGTTGAACGGGATGTCGAAGGAGGTTCAACTTTAGTCTCATGGTTGGTCTCAGTAATGTTTGTGGCTTCGCTAACTTCAACAGGACCATTTTCTTTGGGAGCTTCGACGGGAGGGTTGGGAGCTTCTTCATAAGTTGCACTGCTCTCCTGACTATCAGTAACAGTTTGGCTTGGCATCTTCACAAGAGTTAGATGATTAGCTGCTGGCGTTGATCCATTTGCAGAGGGTTGATCAGCTACAACAAGAGCACTGGAAGTTTGTTGCTGACTTCGTAGCTTTATAGCACTCTGCTCTGCTGTGTCAACTTCAGCATCTTCAGCCTTCTTCAGCAAAGCAGACTACATATGACAAGTAAGCCCATAGTTATTTAAAAAGCCTTCTCAATGGAATAAATTGACCAAAATACAAGTGTATCGCATAAAATACGACTACAGAGGTGCTAGTTAGCagtgcaagtttttttttctggaacacgcaggagagctgcgcgtAATTTCAATAATAATAGAACAAAAAAGTGTTAGGTTACAGGCCCTAACTAACTGCAAGAATAGTTGGCCATGTAAGTTACCTCACGTTCCGGGAATTTTGGCATTTCGGCCAACACATCTGCCAAAGCAGAGCCTTTTCTGCTTAGTTCAAAATATTCAACTGCTCTCTGTTGTATTTCAACATCAATATAGCTCTCATACCTAGAACATAATGTAAGCAAGAGAACAAAAGTTTAACAACACATAATGTGATAGCACATCATTAAAGCTGTAACTGGAATCATTTATTACTTTTTAAATATTGTGAGGATTTGTTGCTGCAATCCAACATCAGGAGGTTGAGTGTGCATCAATATCTTGGCATAGGTTGAGAGAAGAATGGCAACAGTACTTGTCCTGAAGAAAATCAATAGTACATATATTACAACAGGACagaaaatgacaaaaaaattATTCAAGTAGGTGCTTCCACAACTTACGATACTGTCGGAAGTTTATCATTTATAATAGCAAACAGTTCCTTAGGGCTACAACCAGGTCTCCGGGCCAAAAGATGGCCATACTCTCCAAGAAGGTAAGCACTCACCTGTATTGGTGTGAAAGAAGTATAATGTAGTGCAATAAAGAAAATTGTAGGTACAAATAGGAAGTACAAGAAGCCGGACAGATTTCATTCCATTTTTGTAAACAAGTAAAGACAGAACAAATGTTCCAGTTTAATCAAGGCAATTTCATGTaatcaaaatatttattcaAAATAAAGGTAAGCATATGGTACTAAGGAGCGTATACCAGATTCCAATGAAAAACAACATCTAGTAGCTCTGTAAAGTCTTCATAATACAACAATTTGAGCTGATGAAAGAAATACCTTGACCATAGTCTCATGCATAGCAGGCTTATCAAGATATTCTCTCGCCTTTGCTGCAGCATATGGCtgataaaattgcaaaaatcgAACCATGACTCCAACAAACAAAAAGGAGAGGATTTAGTGCAACTAGATATACAAGCAAACCTGCAGATCTTCGTTGTTAGTGACAAATTGCACCACTCGATACCATATATCATCACTTACAAAATCTCCTGCTTTATCTATAAGCTGAAGAATAACATCAACATACCTGCACAAACACAATTTAGATATAGCAAAAACTTCAAGGAGATGAAATTGCACAACTGAAAATGCACATCAAACTAATGACACAATTTGGTACAACTGTACCCTATCCTACATGAAATGTTAAAATCCAGTGCACAACTATGGGCACAGTAAAAAGCTGAACTTGATGGCAAACGATACTTCTACTCTTGGCTAGCAAATACCTCTAGAACGCAAACAGACACAAAAACATCAAATTCGGTATGGTACAATCTACAGtacaacagcaacaacaataaAACCTTCTAATTTCAATAAATTTGGAGTACAAACCCCCAaaaaaattagcaagtttggtaTGGCACTGTCAGGAAATAATCTACCCCAATTGCAAATGTAAGTACAACCCTTCTGAGGCACTCATTCCGTCCCAGAATAAGTTTACTCATTCCCTCTGTCCCAAAGCTCAAGTTTGACCAGATTTATAGAGAAGAATATCAAACATCTATGACACCAAATATGTATACTATCAAAATACATTTTATGTTGAATCTAAttatacttatttggtatcataaacATTGATACATTTTTGTACAAATTTGGTCAAAGCTCGgatggtttgacttaggacaaagctaAAAGTGCATTTATTTTGGACAAAGGGAGTATTCCCTAAGCTTTAGTCATTCTACAGCTACAAATTTCGAATTTTAAACATTTCTCCCTAATTTTCCATGATTGAACGGTGCTCATGTTCTAATAAATAAATGCCTCTTTCCTGGTCTCTTTGCTTCTTGAACATAAggcaaaagaaggaaaaatgcgGAAATAAATAAGGACACCAAAGTCCTTTCATGTTGCGCCTTAATTATTGTGCCTAAAGCTAAAATGGTTTATATTTGCAAACAAAGGATAGTAAAATAAAACATGTTTATCCACTACAGTTCCAAAATAGAGATTGAGAATATGTTTCAGACGACTCAAGGCACAAATTGTCTTTATATCTACTTTTGCATTCATTGTGTTGTGTACGCATCTTTATAAATTTAGACTAACATAATTATGTGTAGCTGTACTCCAAAACTCTTACTCATATGATGAGATTCAGTTAATTgactttttttctttccaaaatttacaGATTGTATCCTAGTTCAGTACATTTAGAAAGTCTGCGAGCATTAAAAGACATCAAACAAGTGCTGGTTCCTGAATAGTCACTCCTTATTAAGGTTATCAGATAACTGAGGCATGCATGGTGCAGAAATGTACTAACTTCTAACATGTAACATTGTGATTTCAACTGCCACACATATCGGGCATAAATGCCAATTTGCAACATACTAACTGGAAAACTGGGCTGATTCTGTCATCAAAACATTACCATGAAAGATCTGGAGCAAACTTCTCTGCAAGAATAGCTGCCTTCAGAGACAGCTCTTCACGCATTGCAAATTCGGCTGTGTTAAGATACTGTGAAGGAGAAGAAAACATTCAATCTAAGAAACCACACGAAAGAATCAACAACAGAACAGCGAGGATAAGTTCCCCCCTGCAGGATCACTCTGACAAGATTAGTTACCTGCAACAACTCCTCAACAATTTCCTTCGCATTTGTAACATCACACATACCATATAGTAAATCAAGAGCCCTCCGTCTAATGCTGCAATAAAGTATAATACAAATATGAAGTTGCAACAAAGGTGAATATACATAGTTTATTGGATAAGAAACAGAATCCACGGAAAGGCTCACAAGTGAAAAGATTTAACACTGTTTATTCTTAGTGTTTACAAGATAATTGACGGAGTACTTTACTACACCTAAAAAATGAATGATTGGTCCCCACAATTGcaattaaaaataataaaatatatttatGTGATTAATTCAGAACTATAAATGTATATATGACTCTTGTGCACTTTCATCTACATCCTAGCTCAActtaactgggactaaaaggtaTTGTTGTATTTGGAACTGAAAGTGTGGAGTCTATTTAGAAGCCACCCTAGATTATTCAGACATAACCTGGAGGGAAAAGTCAGGATGCTCATATTATTCCATCCAATTCTTTGAGAAGTATAGAAAATAATAGTCTGGAAGAGACTCAAACCTGATATCTGGATCCTTCAAAGATGTAATGATCTGAGCCTGGTGccttttgatgatatcctgcaCATCTGTTACTAACAGCATCCTCGTCATGTTTTCCTGCAATGATGGATGAATTACTGTTAGAATATGGTAAATTTTCCACTTCCACAGCTTCATCTGGATGCAAGAATGCCAGTAAAAGGCATAAATCAAGTAAATGTTAAAAAGAAACGCAATTACCAGACCAAGATACCGAATATTTGGTTCCCGGACTGCAATAAACTTCCCAAGAAGAGCCACGCACTGTGACATCATCTCCTTTTCAGCATCCAGATGCATGACCTGTAAGGAAGTATAATACATGCAAAcataatttattaaaaaaaacaagcaagaCACTAGGCTATCAATTTTAACTCAGTAAAGTGAAGCATTAGCTTCAGCGGAAAAGGAAATTCAAGACCAAATTGCTAGAAATAAATATAATCAGTCGTTCATAAAGTCAGTATAAACTCACCAGAGCAAGAGCTTCAAAGAGAACAGCATGTGAGGCATTATTCTTGTTAACGTTTTTAACAACATCAGTGCCCATCAAAATGCGCTGTAAAACCTAAAGAATTGCAAGAATATCACTATAATTCACAAATTTTTGTACAGGTGGAGTACAGCAGTTAAAAGAAAAGGTTGTACCTCAAACAAAGCTCGTCTTGCATTGGGATCTTCAATGGTAGGGAAGTACTGAAGAGCCCTCATTGTCTTAACCTGTGAAAATAAAGTTTTATGCTTAGTTGAAGGTAAAGAAAATATCTCTATAATTTCAAAAGTTCTACGCTTCTGCCATGACTGTGCACAGCCTAAAACTAGCCTTCAGCTTTAAATGGGAggaccaaaaaaaaagaaataggtGTCCTAACAATAGCAGCTCCAGCTATTTAGTTTCAGTAGTAAATCCTTACAGCTGCTTACTTCTTATTCAGCACAGAATATGTAAGATGTATTACAGACTTGTAAACTTCTAAAACCTAGCACTACATCACAACTTGCTTAATTAGCTTCAGATGTACAAACTTGTAGCAACCATTAAACTATATGCATGACTCATTACTTGTGTTGCTTTTCACATATCTCCAGTCCGCTCACAGATTCAGCTGTTGTTATTGGTCAAGCATGATAGCAGGTAACAGTCTAATGTCCAGTAATTAAAACAGATTTGGCCTAACTTTACTGATAAATCAAACTGGATGAATGGATGATGGCATCAAAAGGCAAGTACCTGAAGCCAAGGGGATGGGATTCCATAGTAAGTGTATTCTTGTGGAATATCTTGATTTCTTGCTAACCTCTCCAATATTCTTACACATTTTGGAAGACAATTCCAATATGCTTCAGCATTGTTGGATACTAGTGAAACAAAAAGGCTCATGACAGATGTTAGCACACCTAGGTCACGCTCATCTAGAAGTTGTGCCATTCGATCAGCCCTGAAATACACAATTCAATTAGCTTTTTCATTAAGTAGAGTATAATGTAACACTTCTATATTATATAATATTACTACCAGCCATCAATATTCACAACATCAGGATTCTTCCTATAAAGCCGTAAAAGGCATAGAGCAGCCTTCTTTCTGACAACAGGACGGCAGCTACTTGATATCTGGCAACCATAGGATGTTTCATTAATACAATAATTCACAAAACAACAAAATGGTAACATAAGCAATAGAACATTCACTTA is a genomic window containing:
- the LOC117840656 gene encoding AP-2 complex subunit alpha-2, with protein sequence MALSGMRGLSVFISDIRNCHNKEQERLRVDKELGNIRTRFKNEKGLSPYEKKKYVWKMLYIYMLGYDVDFGHMETVSLISAPKYPEKQVGYIVTSCLLNENNDFLRMVINTVRNDIIGRNETFQCLALTMVGNIGGKEFSESLAPDVQKLLISSSCRPVVRKKAALCLLRLYRKNPDVVNIDGWADRMAQLLDERDLGVLTSVMSLFVSLVSNNAEAYWNCLPKCVRILERLARNQDIPQEYTYYGIPSPWLQVKTMRALQYFPTIEDPNARRALFEVLQRILMGTDVVKNVNKNNASHAVLFEALALVMHLDAEKEMMSQCVALLGKFIAVREPNIRYLGLENMTRMLLVTDVQDIIKRHQAQIITSLKDPDISIRRRALDLLYGMCDVTNAKEIVEELLQYLNTAEFAMREELSLKAAILAEKFAPDLSWYVDVILQLIDKAGDFVSDDIWYRVVQFVTNNEDLQPYAAAKAREYLDKPAMHETMVKVSAYLLGEYGHLLARRPGCSPKELFAIINDKLPTVSTSTVAILLSTYAKILMHTQPPDVGLQQQILTIFKKYESYIDVEIQQRAVEYFELSRKGSALADVLAEMPKFPERESALLKKAEDAEVDTAEQSAIKLRSQQQTSSALVVADQPSANGSTPAANHLTLVKMPSQTVTDSQESSATYEEAPNPPVEAPKENGPVEVSEATNITETNHETKVEPPSTSRSTSPADLLADLLGPLAIEGPPAVEQYPAQGLDANQSPVGDLALATLEDQSNSVQPIVNVEEKFHMLCTKDSGVLYEDPHIQIGLKAEWRAHHGRLVLFLGNKNTSPLMSVRALILPPSHLKMELSSVPDTIPPRAQVQVPLEVANLRASRDVAVLDFSYTFGTALVDAKLRLPVVLNKFLQPITLSPEEFFPQWKALTVHLLKVQEVVKGVKPLPLPEIANLFMSLHLAVAPGLDNNPNNLVACTTFFSEATRAMLCLIRVETDPQDRTQLRLTVASGDQYLTFELKEFIKEHLIDIPRTQAAPPPAPVQPQLPAAAPATYNDPGAMLAGLL